The following coding sequences lie in one Anguilla rostrata isolate EN2019 chromosome 8, ASM1855537v3, whole genome shotgun sequence genomic window:
- the necap1 gene encoding adaptin ear-binding coat-associated protein 1 yields the protein MATVSDYESILCVKPDVNVYRIPPRATNRGYRASDWKLDAPDWTGRMRITAKGKVAYIKLEDKISGELFAQAPVEEYPGITVETVSDSSRYFVLRIQDDNGRSAFIGVGFGDRGDSFDFNVALQDHFKWVKQEIEISKQSQLPDTGPKLDLGFKEGQTITLNIGQSRKRDKPRQTGSGGLGLLPPPPGGKIAPPPPSGSSNHNTEPLTGGGDTGCLLDLDSSNSNSVVQSNHSSDLWGDFSTSASSLPQPAQQDSSSTSWVKF from the exons atggcgACCGTCAGCGATTACGAGTCAATTCTGTGTGTTAAACCTGATGTAAATGTTTACCGCATTCCGCCACGGGCAACGAATCGTGGCTACAG AGCTTCGGACTGGAAGCTGGACGCGCCTGATTGGACGGGACGTATGCGCATAACTGCGAAAGGCAAAGTGGCATACATCAAGCTGGAGGACAAAATCTctg GGGAGCTCTTTGCACAGGCACCCGTGGAAGAATATCCTGGCATCACCGTGGAAACTGTGAGCGACTCCAGCCGCTACTTTGTCCTCCGAATACAGGATGATAATG gtCGCAGTGCATTCATTGGTGTTGGGTTCGGGGACAGAGGAGATTCCTTCGATTTCAATGTGGCTCTTCAGGATCATTTCAA GTGGGTGAAACAGGAAATTGAAATTAGCAAACAATCCCAGCTTCCAGACACAGGACCAAAGTTGGACCTAGGCTTTAAAGAGGGACAAACCATCACTCTCAATATCGGG caaaGCAGAAAAAGGGACAAACCCCGCCAAACAGGGTCAGGTGGACTAGgtctccttcctcctccacctgggggcaagatagccccgccccctccctctggcTCTTCCAATCACAACACAGAGCCACTCACGGGAGGTGGAGATACTG gttGTTTATTAGATCTAGATAGCAGTAATTCCAACTCAGTGGTCCAGTCAAACCACAGTTCTGACCTTTGGGGAGATTTCTCCACCTCTGCAAG TTCACTCCCACAACCAGCTCAACAGGACTCTTCCTCTACCAGCTGGGTTAAATTCTGA